One Uloborus diversus isolate 005 chromosome 7, Udiv.v.3.1, whole genome shotgun sequence genomic window, atgcttccgcaagtgcagaatttgacgcttcTGCAAGTGCAGATTTTGACGCTTCTGCAAGTGCAGATCTTTCAGCTTCTGCAACAGCTTCtgcaagtgcagaatttgacgcttccgcaagtgctgaatttgacgcttccgcaagtgcagaaaTTGACGCCTCCGCGAGCGCAGATTTTGACGCTTCTGCAAGTGCAGATCTTTCAGCTTCTGCTTCTGCAACTGCTTCTGCAAGTGCAGAGTTTTCTGCCTCCGCAAGTGCAGACTTTGAAGCTTCCGTTAGTGCAGAAATAGACGCAtccgcaagtgcagaatttgacgtTTCCGCTAGTGCAGACTTTGAAGCTTCCGCTAGTGCAGAATTTGACGTTTCCGCTAGTGCAGATGTTGAtgcttccgcaagtgcagaatttgaAGCTTCCGCTAGTGCAGAAATTGACGCCtccgcaagtgcagaatttgacgtTTCCGCTAGTGCAGATGTTGAtgcttccgcaagtgcagaatttgacgcttcTGCGAGTGCAGGTCTTTCAGCTTCTGCAAGTGCCGAGTTTTCTGCTTCCGCTAGTGCAGATGTTGATGCATCCGCAAGTGCAGAATTGGATGCTTCCGCAAGTGCAGATCTTTCAGCTTCTGCTTCTGCAACAGCTTCTGTAAGTGCAGAGTTTTCTGCTTCCGCAAGTGCAGACTTTGAAGCTTCCGCTagtgcagaatttgacgcttcCGCTAGCGCAGATGTTGAtgcttccgcaagtgcagaatttgacgcttcTGCAAGTGCAGAAATTGACGCCtccgcaagtgcagaatttgacgcttccgcaagtgcagaatttgacgcttccgcaagtgcagaatttgacgcttccgcaagtgcagaatttgacgcttccgcaagtgcagaatttgacgcttccgcaagtgcagaatttgacgcttcTGCAAGTGCAGATCTTTCAGCTTCTGCTTCTGCAACAGCTTCTGCAAGTGCAGAGTTTTCTGCCtccgcaagtgcagaatttgacgcttccgcaagtgcagaatttgacgcttccgcaagtgcagaatttgacgcttccgcaagtgcagaatttgacgcttccgcaagtgcagaatttgacgcttcTGCAAGTGCAGATCTTTCAGCTTCTGCTTCTGCAACAGCTTCTGCAAGTGCTGAatttgacgcttccgcaagtgcagaaaTTGACGTttccgcaagtgcagaatttgacgcttccgcaagtgcagaatttgatgcttccgcaagtgcagaatttgacgcttcTGCAAGTGCAGATTTTGACGCTTCTGCAAGTGCAGATCTTTCAGCTTCtgcaagtgcagaatttgacgcttccgcaagtgctgaatttgacgcttccgcaagtgcagaaattgacgcttccgcaagtgcagaatttgacgcttccgcaagtgcagaatttgacgcttccgcaagtgcagaatttgacgcttcTGCAAGTGCAGATCTTTCAGCTTCTGCTTCTGCAACAGCTTCTGCAAGTGCAGAGTTTTCTGCCtccgcaagtgcagaatttgacgcttccgcaagtgcagaatttgacgcttccgcaagtgcagaatttgacgcttccgcaagtgcagaatttgacgcttcTGCAAGTGCAGATCTTTCAGCTTCTGCTTCTGCAACAGCTTCTGCAAGTGCTGAatttgacgcttccgcaagtgcagaaaTTGACGTttccgcaagtgcagaatttgacgcttccgcaagtgcTGAGTTTGAtgcttccgcaagtgcagaatttgacgcttcTGCAAGTGCAGATTTTGACACTTCTGCAAGTGCAGATCTTTCAGCTTCtgcaagtgcagaatttgacgcttccgcaagtgctgaatttgacgcttccgcaagtgcagaaaTTGACGCCTCCGCGAGCGCAGATTTTGACGCTTCTGCAAGTGCAGATCTTTCAGCTTCTGCTTCTGCAACTGCTTCTGCAAGTGCAGAGTTTTCTGCCTCCGCAAGTGCAGACTTTGAAGCTTCCGTTAGTGCAGAAATAGACGCATCtgcaagtgcagaatttgacgtTTCCGCTAGTGCAGACTTTGAAGCTTCCGCTAGTGCAGAATTTGACGCCtccgcaagtgcagaatttgacgtTTCCGCTAGTGCAGATGTTGAtgcttccgcaagtgcagaatttgacgcttcTGCGAGTGCAGGTCTTTCAGCTTCTGCAAGTGCCGAGTTTTCTGCTTCCGCTAGTGCAGATGTTGATGCATCCGCAAGTGCAGAATTGGATGCTTCCGCAAGTGCAGATCTTTCAGCTTCTGCTTCTGCAACAGCTTCTGTAAGTGCAGAGTTTTCTGCATCCGCAAGTGCAGAGTTTTCTGCTTCCGCAAGTGCAGACTTTGAAGCTTCCGCTagtgcagaatttgacgcttcCGCTAGCGCAGATGTTGAtgcttccgcaagtgcagaatttgacgcttcTGCAAGTGCAGAAATTGACGCCtccgcaagtgcagaatttgacgcttccgcaagtgcagaatttgacgcttccgcaagtgcagaatttgacgcttccgcaagtgcagaatttgacgcttccgcaagtgcagaatttgacgcgtcagcaagtgcagaatttgacgcttccgcaagtgcagaatttgacgtTTCCGCAAGTGCAGAAATTGACGTttccgcaagtgcagaatttgacgcttccgcaagtgcagaatttgatgcttccgcaagtgcagaatttgacgcttctgcaagtgcagaatttgacgcttcTGCAAGTGCAGATTTTGACGCTTCTGCAAGTGCAGATTTTGACGCTTCTGCAAGTGCAGATCTTTCAGCTTCTGCAACAGCTTCtgcaagtgcagaatttgacgcttccgcaagtgctgaatttgacgcttccgcaagtgcaAAAATTGACGCCTCCGCGAGCGCAGATTTTGACGCTTCTGCAAGTGCAGATCTTTCAGCTTCTGCTTCTGCAACTGCTTCTGCAAGTGCAGAGTTTTCTGCCTCCGCAAGTGCAGACTTTGAAGCTTCCGTTAGTGCAGAAATAGACGCAtccgcaagtgcagaatttgacgtTTCCGCTAGTGCAGACTTTGAAGCTTCCGCTAGTGCAGAATTTGACGTTTCCGCTAGTGCAGATGTTGAtgcttccgcaagtgcagaatttgaAGCTTCCGCTAGTGCAGAAATTGACGCCtccgcaagtgcagaatttgacgtTTCCGCTAGTGCAGATGTTGAtgcttccgcaagtgcagaatttgacgcttcTGCGAGTGCAGGTCTTTCAGCTTCTGCAAGTGCCGAGTTTTCTGCTTCCGCTAGTGCAGATGTTGATGCATCCGCAAGTGCAGAATTGGATGCTTCCGCAAGTGCAGATCTTTCAGCTTCTGCTTCTGCAACAGCTTCTGTAAGTGCAGAGTTTTCTGCATCCGCAAGTGCAGAGTTTTCTGCTTCCGCAAGTGCAGACTTTGAAGCTTCCGCTagtgcagaatttgacgcttcCGCTAGCGCAGAAATTGACGCCtccgcaagtgcagaatttgacgcttccgcaagtgcagaatttgacgcttccgcaagtgcagaatttgacgcttccgcaagtgcagaatttgacgcttccgcaagtgcagaatttgacgcgtcagcaagtgcagaatttgacgcttccgcaagtgcagaacTTGACGTTTCCGCAAGTGCAGAAATTGACGTTTCCGCAAGTGCAGAAATTGACGTttccgcaagtgcagaatttgacgcttccgcaagtgcagaatttgatgcttccgcaagtgcagaatttgacgcttctgcaagtgcagaatttgacgcttcTGCAAGTGCAGATTTTGACGCTTCTGCAAGTGCAGATTTTGACGCTTCTGCAAGTGCAGATCTTTCAGCTTCTGCAACAGCTTCtgcaagtgcagaatttgacgcttccgcaagtgctgaatttgacgcttccgcaagtgcaAAAATTGACGCCTCCGCGAGCGCAGATTTTGACGCTTCTGCAAGTGCAGATCTTTCAGCTTCTGCTTCTGCAACTGCTTCTGCAAGTGCAGAGTTTTCTGCCTCCGCAAGTGCAGACTTTGAAGCTTCCGTTAGTGCAGAAATAGACGCAtccgcaagtgcagaatttgacgcttcCGCTAGTGCAGACTTTGAAGCTTCCGCTAGTGCAGAATTTGACGTTTCCGCTAGTGCAGATGTTGAtgcttccgcaagtgcagaatttgaAGCTTCCGCTAGTGCAGAAATTGACGCCtccgcaagtgcagaatttgacgtTTCCGCTAGTGCAGATGTTAGtgcttccgcaagtgcagaatttgacgcttcTGCGAGTGCAGGGCTTTCAGCTTCTGCAAGTGCTGAGTTTTCTGCTTCCGCTAGTGCAGATGTTGATGCATCCGCAAGTGCAGAATTGGATGCTTCCGCAAGTGCAGATCTTTCAGCTTCTGCTTCTGCAACAGCTTCTGTAAGTGCAGAGTTTTCTGCTTCCGCAAGTGCAGAGTTTTCTGCTTCCGCAAGTGCAGACTTTGAAGCTTCCGCTagtgcagaatttgacgcttcCGCTAGCGCAGATGTTGAtgcttccgcaagtgcagaatttgacgcttcTGCAAGTGCAGAAATTGACGCCtccgcaagtgcagaatttgacgcttccgcaagtgcagaatttgacgcttccgcaagtgcagaatttgacgcttccgcaagtgcagaattCGACGCGTCAGCAAGTGCCGAatttgacgcttccgcaagtgcagaatttgacgcttcTGCAAGTGCAGATCTTTCAGCTTCTGCTTCTGCAACAGCTTCTGCAAGTGCAGAGTTTTCTGCCTCCGCAAGTGCAGACTTTGAAGCTTCCGTTAGTGCAGAAATAGACGCAtccgcaagtgcagaatttgacgtTTCCGCTAGTGCAGACTTTGAAGCTTCCGCTAGTGCAGAAATAGACGCATCCGCAAGTGCAGAATTCGACGTTTCCGCTAGTGCAGATGTTGAtgcttccgcaagtgcagaattggacgcttccgcaagtgcagatctttcagcttctgcttctgcaacagcttctgcaagtgcagaatttgacgcttccgcaagtgcagaaattggcgcttccgcaagtgcagaatttgacgcttccgcaagtgcCGAATTTGACGCTTCTGCAAGTGCAGATCTTTCAGCTTCTGCTTCTGCAACAGCTTCTGCAAGTGCAGAGTTTTCTGCATCCGCAAGTGCAGACTTTAAAGCTTCTGCTAGTGCAGAAATTGACGCCTCCGCAAGTGCAGAATTCGACGCTTCCGCTAGTGCAGATGTTGAtgcttccgcaagtgcagaatttgacgtTTCCGCAAGTGCAGATCTTTCAGCTTCTGCTTCTGCAACAGTTTCtgcaagtgcagaatttgacgcttccgcaagtgcagaaattgacgcttccgcaagtgcagaatttgacgcttccgcaagtgcagaatttgatgcttccgcaagtgcagaatttgacgcttctgcaagtgcagaatttgacgcttctgcaagtgcagaatttgacgcttccgcaagtgcagaatttgacgcttccgcaagtgcggaatttgacgcttccgcaagtgcagaatttgacgcttccgcaagtgcagaatttgacgcttccgcaagtgcagaatttgacgcttcCGCTAGTGCAGATGTTGAtgcttccgcaagtgcagaatttgGAGCTTCCGCAAGTGCAGATCTTTCAGCTTCGGCTTCTGCAACAGCATCTGCAAGTGCGGAatttgacgcttccgcaagtgcagatCTTTCAGCTTCTGCGTCTGCAACAGCTTCtgcaagtgcagaatttgacgcttccgcaagtgcagaatttgacgcttccgcaagtgcagaatttgacgcttccgcaagtgcagaatttgacgcttcCGCTAGTGCAGATTTTGATGCTTCCGCAAGTGCAAAatttgacgcttccgcaagtgcagaatttgacgcttccgcaagtgcagaaaTTGACGCTTCCGCAAGTGTAGATCTTTCAGCTTCTGCTTCTGCAACAGCTTCtgcaagtgcagaatttgacgcttcTGCTTCTGCAAGAGCTTCtgcaagtgcagaatttgacgcttccgcaagtgcaAAATTTGACGCTTCTGCAAGTGCAGACCTTTCAGCTTCTGCTTCTGCAACAGCTTCTGCAAGTGCAGAATTCgacgcttccgcaagtgcagaatttgacgcttcTGCAAGTGCAGATCTTTCAGCTTCTGCTTCTGCAACAGCGTCtgcaagtgcagaatttgacgcttccgcaagtgcGGAATTTGATGCTTCTGCAAGTGCAGATCTTTCAGCTTCTGCTTCTGCAACAGCGTCtgcaagtgcagaatttgacgcttccgcaagtgcGGAATTTGATGCTTCTGCAAGTGCAGATCTTTCAGCTTCTGCTTCTGCAACAGCGTCtgcaagtgcagaatttgacgcttccgcaagtgcGGAATTTGATGCTTCTGCAAGTGCAGATCTTTCAGCTTCTGTAAGTGCCGATtttgacgcttccgcaagtgcGGAAAttgacgcttccgcaagtgcagaatttgaagcctccgcaagtgcagaatttgacgcttcCGCTAGTGCAGATGTTGAtgcttccgcaagtgcagaaattgacgcttccgcaagtgcagatctttcagcttctgcttctgcaacagcttctgcaagtgcagaatttgacgcttccgcaagtgcagaaaTTGAagcttccgcaagtgcagaatttgacgcttcCGCTAGTGCAGATGCTGATGCTTCTGCAAGTGCAGAACttgacgcttccgcaagtgcagaatttgacgcttccgcaagtgcagaatttgacgcttccgcaagtgcagatCTTTCAGCTTCTGCTTCTGCAACAGTTTCtgcaagtgcagaatttgacgcttccgcaagtgcagatCTTTCAGCTTCTGCTTCTGCAACAGCCTCTGCCAGCGCCGAGtttgacgcttccgcaagtgccgagtttgacgcttccgcaagtgcagaatttgacgcctccgcaagtgcagaatttgacgcttcTGCAAGTGCAGATCTTTCAGCTTCTGCTTCTGCAACAGCTTCTGCAAGTGCGGAGtttgacgcttccgcaagtgcCGAGTTTGAtgcttccgcaagtgcagaatttgacgtctccgcaagtgcagaatttgacgcttcTGCAAGTGCAGATCTTTCAGCTTCTGCTTCAGCAACAGCTTCtgcaagtgcagaatttgacgtTTCCGCTAGTGCAGATCTTTCGGCTTCTGCAACAGCTTCtgcaagtgcagaatttgacgcttcAGCAAGTGCAGAAATTGACGCTTCCGCTAGTGCAGATATTGATGCTTCCGCAAGTGCAGAGtttgacgcttccgcaagtgcagaatttgacgcttccgcaagtgcagaattagacgcttccgcaagtgcagaatttgacgcttcTGTAAGTGCAGATCTTTCAGCTTCAGCTTCTGCAACAGCTTCtgcaagtgcagaatttgacgcttcAGCAAGTGCAGATGTTGAtgcttccgcaagtgcagaatttgacgcttccgcaagtgcagaatttgacgcttcTGCAAGTGCAGAAGTAGACGCTTCCGCTAGTGCAGAATTTGACGCCTCTGCAAGTGCAGATCTTTCAGCTTCTGCTTCTGCAGCAGCTTCtgcaagtgcagaatttgacgcttcTGCAAGCGCAGATCTTTCAGCTTCTGCTTCTGCAACAGCTTCTGCAAGTGCAGAATTTGATGCTTCCGCAAGTGCTGAAA contains:
- the LOC129226737 gene encoding pneumococcal serine-rich repeat protein-like produces the protein MKEIFKAIVVTTIYGLLISQVESLPVASPQFNDFDFTGLTTLGSKFGNRRGVGSYFETAPRHETKINFEEDPYDLNYGFGDDFGAKTKTKTKFTTEGDFGGGISFTGQNRKKYQGQDNNFEGYNFEGVEGSTSGKYESSVEAGRKSKAVGKGKVEYDESVEGKEKVSGSASGEIKVSGNAELSVSASGEIDVSASGDVSASASGDIDISGSTELSGSASGDLDLSASGEISASASGVIEVSGSAELSASASGEFDVSGSAELSASASGEIDVSASGDIDISGSAEISASASGEFDVSASEDVSASASGDIDISESAELSASGEISASASGDFDVSGSAELSASASAEIDVSGSADLSASASGEISASVSGDFEVSGSAEVSASASGEFDVSGSAEFSASASAEISASASAEIDVSGSAELSASASGEFDVSGSAELSASASAEFSASASGDIDVSGSAELSASASAEFSASANAEFEASASADVDASASAEFDASASAEIDASASAEFSASASGDIDVSGSAELSASASAEFSASASAEFSASASADIEASASAEIDASASAEFDASASADLSVSASATASASAEFDASASAEIDVSASAEFDVSASAEFDASASAEFDASASADFDASASADLSASATASASAEFDASASAEFDASASAEIDASASADFDASASADLSASASATASASAEFSASASADFEASVSAEIDASASAEFDVSASADFEASASAEFDVSASADVDASASAEFEASASAEIDASASAEFDVSASADVDASASAEFDASASAGLSASASAEFSASASADVDASASAELDASASADLSASASATASVSAEFSASASADFEASASAEFDASASADVDASASAEFDASASAEIDASASAEFDASASAEFDASASAEFDASASAEFDASASAEFDASASAEFDASASADLSASASATASASAEFSASASAEFDASASAEFDASASAEFDASASAEFDASASAEFDASASADLSASASATASASAEFDASASAEIDVSASAEFDASASAEFDASASAEFDASASADFDASASADLSASASAEFDASASAEFDASASAEIDASASAEFDASASAEFDASASAEFDASASADLSASASATASASAEFSASASAEFDASASAEFDASASAEFDASASAEFDASASADLSASASATASASAEFDASASAEIDVSASAEFDASASAEFDASASAEFDASASADFDTSASADLSASASAEFDASASAEFDASASAEIDASASADFDASASADLSASASATASASAEFSASASADFEASVSAEIDASASAEFDVSASADFEASASAEFDASASAEFDVSASADVDASASAEFDASASAGLSASASAEFSASASADVDASASAELDASASADLSASASATASVSAEFSASASAEFSASASADFEASASAEFDASASADVDASASAEFDASASAEIDASASAEFDASASAEFDASASAEFDASASAEFDASASAEFDASASAEFDASASAEFDVSASAEIDVSASAEFDASASAEFDASASAEFDASASAEFDASASADFDASASADFDASASADLSASATASASAEFDASASAEFDASASAKIDASASADFDASASADLSASASATASASAEFSASASADFEASVSAEIDASASAEFDVSASADFEASASAEFDVSASADVDASASAEFEASASAEIDASASAEFDVSASADVDASASAEFDASASAGLSASASAEFSASASADVDASASAELDASASADLSASASATASVSAEFSASASAEFSASASADFEASASAEFDASASAEIDASASAEFDASASAEFDASASAEFDASASAEFDASASAEFDASASAEFDASASAELDVSASAEIDVSASAEIDVSASAEFDASASAEFDASASAEFDASASAEFDASASADFDASASADFDASASADLSASATASASAEFDASASAEFDASASAKIDASASADFDASASADLSASASATASASAEFSASASADFEASVSAEIDASASAEFDASASADFEASASAEFDVSASADVDASASAEFEASASAEIDASASAEFDVSASADVSASASAEFDASASAGLSASASAEFSASASADVDASASAELDASASADLSASASATASVSAEFSASASAEFSASASADFEASASAEFDASASADVDASASAEFDASASAEIDASASAEFDASASAEFDASASAEFDASASAEFDASASAEFDASASAEFDASASADLSASASATASASAEFSASASADFEASVSAEIDASASAEFDVSASADFEASASAEIDASASAEFDVSASADVDASASAELDASASADLSASASATASASAEFDASASAEIGASASAEFDASASAEFDASASADLSASASATASASAEFSASASADFKASASAEIDASASAEFDASASADVDASASAEFDVSASADLSASASATVSASAEFDASASAEIDASASAEFDASASAEFDASASAEFDASASAEFDASASAEFDASASAEFDASASAEFDASASAEFDASASAEFDASASAEFDASASADVDASASAEFGASASADLSASASATASASAEFDASASADLSASASATASASAEFDASASAEFDASASAEFDASASAEFDASASADFDASASAKFDASASAEFDASASAEIDASASVDLSASASATASASAEFDASASARASASAEFDASASAKFDASASADLSASASATASASAEFDASASAEFDASASADLSASASATASASAEFDASASAEFDASASADLSASASATASASAEFDASASAEFDASASADLSASASATASASAEFDASASAEFDASASADLSASVSADFDASASAEIDASASAEFEASASAEFDASASADVDASASAEIDASASADLSASASATASASAEFDASASAEIEASASAEFDASASADADASASAELDASASAEFDASASAEFDASASADLSASASATVSASAEFDASASADLSASASATASASAEFDASASAEFDASASAEFDASASAEFDASASADLSASASATASASAEFDASASAEFDASASAEFDVSASAEFDASASADLSASASATASASAEFDVSASADLSASATASASAEFDASASAEIDASASADIDASASAEFDASASAEFDASASAELDASASAEFDASVSADLSASASATASASAEFDASASADVDASASAEFDASASAEFDASASAEVDASASAEFDASASADLSASASAAASASAEFDASASADLSASASATASASAEFDASASAEIDASASADVDASASAEFDASASAEIDASASAEFDASASADLSASASATASASAEFDASASADASASATASASAEIDASASADLSASATASASAEFDASASAEFDASASAEFDASASGEIDASASADIDASASAEFDASASAEFDASASAELDASASADVDASASADLSASASATASASAEFDASASAEVDASASAEFDVSASAEFDASASADLSASASAAASASAEFDASASATASASAEFDASASVDLSASATASASAEFDVSASAEIDASASADVDVSASAEYASASASADFDASASAEFDASASADLSASASAAASASADASASATASAKFDASASADLSASASATASASANFDASASAEIDASASADASASASATASASADFDASASADFDASASAELSASASAAASAKFDASASADASGSATASANASASATASASAEFDASASADASASASATASANLSASASAAASASADASASATASANFDASASAEIDASASADVDASASAKFDASASADASASATASANFDASASAEFDASASADLSASASAAASASADASASASADFDASANFDASASADLSASASAAASASADASASATASASAEFDASASADLSASASAAASANLSASASAAASASADASASATASATSLQLLQAEFDASASADASASATASASAELDASASADASASATASASADFDASASADLSASASAAASASADASASATASASAEFDASASADLSASASAAASASAEFDASASADASASATASASADFDASASAEFDASASADLSASASAAASASADATASATASASAEFDASASADLSASASAAASASAEFDASASADASASATASASAEIDASGSADLSASASAAASASADASASATASASADFDASASAEFDASASADLSASASAAASASADASASATASASAEFDASASADLSASASATASASAEFDASASADASASAAASASADASASATASASAEFDASASADASASASADFDASASADASASASATASASADFDASASAEIDASASADLTASASAGASASADASASATASASAEFDASASADASASATASASAEIDASASADASASASATVSASAEFDASASAAASASGEIDVSASAAASASAEFDVSGSAGASASAEIDASARAEFGATADFDASFDVEGGISLEFFRRRKRSAAASGEFGAFAAFELGAAASIDFGASASAEIGASGSAEVGASASAEIGASASAEIGASASAEIGASASAEIGASASVDVGASASAEVGASASAEIGASASAEIGVSASAEIGASASAEIGASASAEIGASASAEVGASASAEIGASASAEIGASASAEIGASASAEIGASASAEIGASASAEIEASASAEIGASASAELGASASAEIGASASAEVGASASAEIGASASAEIGASASAEIGASASAEVGASASAEIGASASAEIGASASAEIGASASAEIGASASAEIGASASAEFSASASAEIGASASAEVGASASAEIGASASAEIGASASAEIGASASAEIGASASAEIGASASAEIGASASAEIGASASAEIGASASAEVGASASAEIGASASAEVGASASAEIGASASAEIGASASAEVSASASAEFSASASAEIEASASAEIGASASAEIGASASAEIGASASAEIGASASAEIGASCFR